Genomic window (Candidatus Binatia bacterium):
GAGCCTTTTGTGGCTTCGTGCTCCAGAGCGCTCGGCTTCGGAGGTGGCCCAGCCGCCGAAAAAGGAGGCCGCCTTCTACGAGCCCGGCGCCGCGGTCGGCGTCGGCCGTGGCCACTGCCAGTCTTCTGTCTTCAATTCCCAGCCTCCGCCGAGGACCCGATACAGGAGCGCTACACTCACGAGTTGCTCCCGCTCCACGCGCGCCAGCGCGATCTGGGCGGGAAATAACTCCTGCTGCGCTTGGAGGACTTCGAAGTAATTCGCCAGACCGATTTCATAACGCAAAAAGGAGAGCTCCACGGAACGCCGGAGCGCATCCACCTCGACCTGAACCTTCTTGCGCTGCTCGAGCAGGTTGTGCTGAGCAGTGAGAACGCTCGAAACTTCCGCAAACGCTCGAAGAACCGTTTGCTCGTACAAGGCAACCTCGGCCTCCCAGGCCGCGATCTGGAGCTGGTACTGCTCGTAGTTTCGCCCACCGGTAAAGATCGGTCCGGAGACCGAAGCAGCGATGCCCCAGACGCCGAACGTGCCATTCAGCATGTCCGACAGTTCGGTCGAACTGGCACCATAGAGGCTCGAGAGGCCAATCCTCGGAAAGAAATTGGCAACCGAAACGCCGATTTCGGCGTTCGCGGCCCGCACCTGGTCTTCGGCCTGGCGCAGGTCGGGCCTGCGGCTCAGAAGTTCAGACGGCAGGCCAGCGGGCACCACCGGCAGCGTTCGCTGCTCACTGAGTTTCATTCCGCGGTCGATTTCGCTGGGGTTTCGCCCAAGAAGCAGGCTGATCTCGTTCTCGGTGGCGACTACCTCGGACTGCAGCGCTGGAATCTGCGCCTGCACGTTGGCCAGCG
Coding sequences:
- a CDS encoding efflux transporter outer membrane subunit — encoded protein: MRTGIATLWVLALAGGCALGPDYEAPEIHSPAEFRLAVPAEQAQSLADLPWWEVFEDPALQRLISRAVEGNYDIRAAAARVRQSSAFVGVARSELLPQVGYDGNGTRQSSVIVPPLPPQTFNLFTGAFNLAWEIDLWGRIRRATEAAEAQLLATEEAQRGILLSLVSSVAEAYFRLIELDAEIEIARSTVVSFEKSLDLFTRRFQGGVGSDLAVARAQASLANVQAQIPALQSEVVATENEISLLLGRNPSEIDRGMKLSEQRTLPVVPAGLPSELLSRRPDLRQAEDQVRAANAEIGVSVANFFPRIGLSSLYGASSTELSDMLNGTFGVWGIAASVSGPIFTGGRNYEQYQLQIAAWEAEVALYEQTVLRAFAEVSSVLTAQHNLLEQRKKVQVEVDALRRSVELSFLRYEIGLANYFEVLQAQQELFPAQIALARVEREQLVSVALLYRVLGGGWELKTEDWQWPRPTPTAAPGS